In Gossypium hirsutum isolate 1008001.06 chromosome A10, Gossypium_hirsutum_v2.1, whole genome shotgun sequence, the DNA window TGCCATGCTTTTCTTATGCATACCAAGTCCATTAGCCTCAGAAGTCCTCATGATTCGGAGCCTTCGGACCGAGCTCACAAACATCCTGAAACATGACAAGAAACAAAAGCATACTATAAGCATCACAAGCATGAATCAAACTAGTTTGATTTTGGTTGCTGCTGTTGCTTTTGGGACTTGATTAGATTTAAGGGTCATTTACAAGTCTCAAATGTCATACCTCCATGGGACATCTCCAACAAGCATCCAGTCTCCCTCTTTGTCTTCATAAGTCAAAACAAATTCAAATGATCCATCCAAAAGCTTAGAAGCCTTGGTTAATTGTTCCTTCTCTGCACCTATAAAAAAATGGGGGGGTTAATTGCATTAACATCACCACACAAAGCAGAGAAGGAGGAGTAGAACACAAGTAAAGAGGAATTACCAACTGAGTTAGTAGATCTGAGGAACATATCCTCAAGTGCTTGAGCCAAACTCTGATAGCAAGAATGAGCATTCAAATCAACTTTCCTTCCTATTGGGATTCCATCCATATTCACCTTAACAAACCCAAGATGTCCTTTTTCATTAACAGTAGTTGTTGAACTGATTTTGTTACCATTGTAATTAAGTTTCTTCTTCAAAGCATCTTTGGGTTTATCTTTTTCACCAATTCCACTGTCTCCTTCATCAGCTCTTTGAGACTTTGCTTGGTTCACCAAGCTGTTCATCCTATAAGCTCTTATGGGTGGCCATCCCACAACTTGACTGCTTCCACTAACAAAgcattaaaatgaataaattgaatacaacACAGAAGAGAAGAAGGTTTAATAAAGAGTTGAAGAAATAAACCTGATACCAGTAGGGGATCCACCCTCATGGGAGACAGATTCAGCAGCTCTTTTGGTCCCAGAAACAGAAACAGAAGGACCGCCATTTTTGGTTCTATGAGAAACCACAGAAGGGAAGTCCTTTGCAGTCAAGATTCTACCACACTCACCCCATGAAGAAGTGGCAGTGGCAGGCTTAGTTTTCCCTGTAGCACCACCAAGGCTCAGCCCCAGACCTAACTCCAACTCACTCTCAGCTGGATATGAACATGCCTCAGAAACAACCTCCACGTTAGACAACACTGCTGATTCATTTGTAGAAACCCCAGAAGAACCACCGCCGCCGCCACCACCACCACCGCCAAGTAAAACTAACTCACCTTCCATCACTAAACAAGGAAAGAAGTTCAAAGATCAAGACGTGTTACAAGTGAAAGAGGGGAAAATA includes these proteins:
- the LOC107952058 gene encoding auxin-responsive protein IAA13 isoform X2 translates to MEGELVLLGGGGGGGGGGSSGVSTNESAVLSNVEVVSEACSYPAESELELGLGLSLGGATGKTKPATATSSWGECGRILTAKDFPSVVSHRTKNGGPSVSVSGTKRAAESVSHEGGSPTGISQVVGWPPIRAYRMNSLVNQAKSQRADEGDSGIGEKDKPKDALKKKLNYNGNKISSTTTVNEKGHLGFVKVNMDGIPIGRKVDLNAHSCYQSLAQALEDMFLRSTNSVGAEKEQLTKASKLLDGSFEFVLTYEDKEGDWMLVGDVPWRMFVSSVRRLRIMRTSEANGLAPRFHDSNERQRSKPI
- the LOC107952058 gene encoding auxin-responsive protein IAA13 isoform X1 — its product is MEGELVLLGGGGGGGGGGSSGVSTNESAVLSNVEVVSEACSYPAESELELGLGLSLGGATGKTKPATATSSWGECGRILTAKDFPSVVSHRTKNGGPSVSVSGTKRAAESVSHEGGSPTGISGSSQVVGWPPIRAYRMNSLVNQAKSQRADEGDSGIGEKDKPKDALKKKLNYNGNKISSTTTVNEKGHLGFVKVNMDGIPIGRKVDLNAHSCYQSLAQALEDMFLRSTNSVGAEKEQLTKASKLLDGSFEFVLTYEDKEGDWMLVGDVPWRMFVSSVRRLRIMRTSEANGLAPRFHDSNERQRSKPI